Proteins from one Salmonella bongori NCTC 12419 genomic window:
- a CDS encoding DMSO/selenate family reductase complex A subunit — protein MKKIKSQGNGDQPAISRRNFIQASSAMIALPFISSTATARARTAPAAENMSTETVVQTCSTFDCGGKCDIRAHVSEGIVTRISTRPDNALDPQMPVMRACVRGRAYRKFVYHPDRLKYPMKRVGKRGEGKFERISWDEATTLIANNLTSITEKYGPASRYVHVGTAVSGGTFSGDKMVRRLLNLTGGYLESYHSVSMGNTAAATPYTYGTAASGSSLDTLLDTKLVILWGHNPTETIFGHTNYFFQQMKQNGTRFIVVDPRYSDTVASLADQWIPLLPTTDNALMDAMMYVIISENLHDRAFIERYAIGFDEASMPEGVPANESLVAYLTGAKDGVVKTPEWAEKITHVPAQTIRQLARDYANTKPAALIQGWGPQRHNCGERTARGSTLLATITGNVGVKGGWAAGYGGCPNRKFAAGPEMPDNPVKAKISVMNWVQAADDASLVTPEVGLKEANKLDSNIRILFSLAGNYLANQNPDLHQAVRVLEDESKIQFIVASDLFMTPSAKYADLLLPETSFMERWNIGETWGTANYLILSEKLIEPEFERRSDYDWLREVAAKLGIEDDFSQGRDEKAWIEHIWEQTRLAMPDENLPDFATLQKTRQHLFKSAPFVAFEDNIRDPENHPFPTPSGKIEIFSKRLYDMKHPEIPALSHYVPAHEGPEDALVKDFPLQLITWKGKNRANSTQYANPWLIEVQQQKVWINPQDAQKRGITQGDMVRIHNQRGICEIPAEVTPRVIPGVVAMQAGAWWQPDENGVDKGGCANVLSSARITALAKGNSHQTMLVEVAKA, from the coding sequence ATGAAAAAAATAAAAAGCCAGGGAAATGGCGATCAGCCCGCTATTTCCCGGCGTAATTTTATACAGGCCAGTTCCGCGATGATTGCGCTACCATTTATCTCTTCCACAGCTACAGCACGGGCGCGAACGGCACCTGCGGCTGAAAATATGTCGACAGAAACCGTTGTACAGACATGCAGCACATTTGACTGTGGGGGCAAATGCGATATTCGGGCGCATGTCAGTGAAGGTATAGTAACACGAATTTCAACGCGGCCTGATAATGCGCTGGACCCGCAAATGCCGGTGATGCGTGCCTGTGTTCGTGGACGTGCATACCGGAAATTTGTTTATCATCCTGACAGACTTAAATATCCCATGAAGCGCGTAGGAAAACGCGGGGAAGGAAAATTTGAGCGAATTTCATGGGATGAAGCGACAACGTTAATCGCCAATAATTTAACATCCATTACTGAAAAATATGGCCCGGCTTCACGGTATGTGCATGTTGGTACCGCTGTTTCCGGCGGCACGTTTTCTGGTGATAAAATGGTGCGTCGCCTGCTGAATCTGACTGGCGGCTATCTGGAAAGCTACCATTCTGTGAGTATGGGCAACACGGCGGCCGCGACGCCGTATACGTACGGCACCGCCGCCAGCGGCAGTTCGCTGGATACGCTTTTAGATACCAAACTGGTGATTCTGTGGGGCCATAACCCGACGGAGACCATTTTTGGTCATACCAACTATTTTTTCCAGCAGATGAAGCAGAATGGTACGCGGTTTATTGTGGTCGATCCGCGCTATTCTGATACGGTTGCGTCACTTGCCGATCAGTGGATCCCGCTGTTGCCTACTACCGACAACGCCCTGATGGACGCGATGATGTACGTCATCATCAGTGAGAATCTGCACGATCGCGCGTTTATTGAACGCTACGCGATAGGTTTTGATGAAGCCTCAATGCCAGAAGGCGTACCAGCTAACGAATCGCTGGTAGCCTATTTGACCGGCGCGAAAGACGGTGTCGTTAAGACACCCGAGTGGGCAGAAAAGATTACCCATGTTCCGGCGCAAACCATTCGCCAGCTGGCGCGTGATTACGCGAATACCAAACCTGCCGCGCTTATCCAGGGCTGGGGACCCCAGCGCCATAATTGTGGCGAACGCACGGCGCGGGGCTCGACTCTGCTGGCGACCATTACCGGTAATGTGGGCGTCAAGGGCGGCTGGGCGGCGGGTTATGGCGGCTGCCCAAATCGTAAATTCGCGGCCGGCCCGGAAATGCCGGATAACCCGGTGAAAGCCAAAATTTCAGTGATGAACTGGGTGCAGGCCGCAGACGACGCCAGCCTGGTGACCCCGGAGGTTGGACTGAAAGAGGCCAATAAGCTGGACAGCAATATTCGTATTCTGTTCTCGCTGGCTGGAAATTATCTGGCGAATCAGAACCCCGATCTGCATCAGGCGGTACGCGTGCTGGAGGATGAATCAAAAATCCAGTTTATCGTCGCCAGCGATCTGTTTATGACGCCGAGCGCGAAATACGCCGATCTGCTGCTACCGGAAACCAGCTTCATGGAACGCTGGAATATCGGCGAAACCTGGGGGACGGCAAACTACCTGATCCTCTCTGAAAAACTGATCGAGCCTGAGTTTGAACGTCGTTCTGACTATGACTGGCTGCGTGAGGTGGCGGCGAAATTAGGTATTGAGGACGACTTTAGCCAGGGACGCGATGAAAAAGCGTGGATTGAGCACATCTGGGAACAGACTCGCCTGGCGATGCCGGACGAGAATTTGCCGGATTTTGCGACGCTGCAAAAGACACGTCAGCATCTGTTCAAAAGCGCGCCGTTTGTCGCTTTTGAAGACAATATTCGCGATCCGGAAAATCATCCTTTCCCGACGCCGTCAGGAAAAATTGAGATCTTCTCGAAGCGCCTGTACGACATGAAGCATCCGGAAATCCCGGCGCTATCGCACTACGTTCCCGCCCATGAAGGACCGGAAGATGCGCTGGTAAAAGACTTTCCGCTCCAGTTAATTACGTGGAAAGGGAAAAACCGCGCCAACTCGACGCAATACGCTAACCCGTGGCTGATTGAAGTTCAGCAGCAGAAAGTGTGGATTAACCCGCAGGATGCACAAAAGCGTGGCATTACGCAGGGCGATATGGTGCGCATTCATAATCAACGCGGGATATGTGAAATCCCGGCGGAAGTCACTCCGCGCGTGATTCCCGGTGTTGTCGCGATGCAGGCTGGTGCATGGTGGCAGCCGGATGAGAACGGTGTAGATAAAGGCGGCTGTGCGAACGTGCTCAGTTCGGCCCGCATCACCGCACTGGCGAAAGGAAATTCACATCAAACCATGCTGGTGGAGGTGGCAAAAGCATGA
- the pbpC gene encoding peptidoglycan glycosyltransferase PbpC (penicillin-binding protein 1C), which yields MNGPRGQRGRWLWLAVAPFFIILALWAADNLWPLPLNEVNPARVVVAHDGTPLWRFADAGGIWRYPVTIDEVSPRYLEALINYEDRWFWKHPGVNPFSVARAAWQDLTAGRIISGGSTLTMQVARLLDPHPRTFGGKVRQLWRALQLEWHLSKRDILTLYLNRAPFGGTLQGIGAASWAYFGKPPAHLSYADAALLAVLPQAPSRLRPDRWPARAEAARNKVLDRMAAQGVWSAETVRESREEPVWLAPRQMPQLAPLFSRMMLGKSQNDKIMTTLDAGLQRRLEDLARTWKGRLPARSSLAMIVVDHTDMSVRGWVGSVDLIDDSRFGHVDMVTAIRSPGSVLKPFVYGLALDDALIHPASLLQDVPRRTGDYRPGNFDSGFHGPVSMSDALVRSLNLPAVQVLEAYGPKRFAAKLRNIGLPLYLPAGAAPNLSLILGGAGARLDDMVAAYSAFARHGKAAKLRLQPRDPLLERPLMSPGAAWIIRRIMADEAQPLPDNALPRIVPLAWKTGTSYGYRDAWAIGVNARYIIGIWTGRPDGTPVVGQFGFASAVPLLNQVNNLLLAHTGRLPEDPRPQAVSRGVICWPGGQSLPAGDSNCRRRLTTWLLDDSQPPTLLLPEQEGINGIRFPVWLDDTGQRVAADCPQAREQTFIVWPQPLELWLPPAERRSALLPEASAHCPPLQGSDAAPLIVSGVREGAVIRQLPGQENATLPVSTTGGKGRRWWFLNGEPVNSENHRLSLLLNTPGRYQLVVMDESGQVAAVNFELIR from the coding sequence ATGAACGGTCCCCGTGGTCAACGTGGCCGCTGGCTGTGGCTGGCGGTTGCGCCCTTTTTTATTATTCTGGCGCTATGGGCAGCGGATAACCTCTGGCCGCTGCCGCTCAATGAGGTCAATCCGGCGCGGGTGGTGGTAGCCCATGACGGTACACCGCTCTGGCGCTTTGCCGACGCCGGGGGGATCTGGCGTTATCCGGTCACGATTGACGAAGTCTCTCCCCGTTACCTTGAGGCGTTGATCAATTACGAGGATCGCTGGTTCTGGAAACACCCCGGCGTGAATCCTTTTTCCGTTGCACGCGCGGCATGGCAGGATCTCACCGCCGGACGCATCATTTCCGGCGGCAGTACGCTGACCATGCAGGTGGCGAGATTGCTGGACCCGCATCCACGCACCTTCGGCGGCAAAGTTCGCCAGCTATGGCGCGCCCTCCAGCTTGAATGGCACTTGTCAAAGCGCGATATCCTGACTCTGTACCTTAACCGCGCGCCGTTCGGCGGCACGCTACAAGGCATTGGCGCCGCAAGCTGGGCCTACTTCGGCAAGCCGCCAGCGCACCTCAGCTACGCTGACGCGGCGTTACTGGCCGTGTTACCGCAGGCGCCAAGCCGGTTACGCCCTGACCGCTGGCCAGCAAGAGCCGAAGCGGCACGAAATAAAGTGCTGGATCGGATGGCGGCGCAGGGAGTCTGGTCTGCAGAAACGGTACGCGAGTCGCGTGAAGAACCGGTCTGGCTGGCACCCCGTCAAATGCCGCAACTGGCGCCGCTTTTTTCCCGCATGATGCTGGGGAAAAGCCAGAACGACAAGATTATGACCACGCTGGACGCCGGGTTGCAGCGCCGGTTGGAAGATCTGGCGCGGACGTGGAAAGGTCGGTTACCTGCACGCAGTTCTCTGGCAATGATCGTGGTCGATCATACCGACATGAGCGTGCGTGGTTGGGTAGGATCGGTAGACCTTATTGACGACAGCCGTTTTGGCCATGTCGATATGGTAACAGCGATCCGATCGCCGGGATCGGTACTCAAGCCATTTGTTTACGGCCTGGCGCTGGATGACGCTCTGATCCACCCCGCATCATTATTACAGGATGTTCCACGCCGTACCGGAGATTATCGTCCGGGAAACTTCGACAGCGGATTTCATGGGCCGGTTAGCATGAGCGATGCGCTGGTACGCTCGCTGAATTTGCCTGCTGTTCAGGTACTCGAAGCCTATGGGCCGAAACGGTTTGCGGCGAAACTACGTAATATCGGTCTGCCGCTATATTTGCCTGCTGGGGCGGCGCCGAATCTTTCGCTAATACTGGGCGGCGCGGGCGCGCGACTTGATGATATGGTGGCGGCGTACAGTGCATTCGCTCGTCATGGAAAAGCGGCGAAATTGCGCTTGCAGCCGCGTGATCCACTCCTGGAAAGACCCTTAATGTCGCCGGGGGCTGCATGGATCATTCGACGAATTATGGCGGATGAAGCGCAACCCTTACCGGATAACGCATTGCCGCGCATTGTGCCGCTGGCGTGGAAAACTGGCACCAGCTACGGCTATCGTGATGCGTGGGCCATTGGCGTTAACGCGCGCTATATTATCGGTATCTGGACAGGCAGACCCGATGGCACACCCGTTGTGGGGCAGTTTGGTTTTGCCAGCGCGGTACCACTGCTTAACCAGGTTAATAACCTGCTGCTGGCGCACACGGGACGCCTACCGGAAGATCCGCGTCCGCAAGCGGTAAGCCGCGGCGTGATTTGTTGGCCGGGCGGACAATCATTGCCCGCTGGCGACAGCAATTGTCGCCGTCGGCTGACGACCTGGCTACTGGACGACAGTCAGCCGCCCACCTTACTGTTGCCTGAGCAGGAAGGCATAAACGGTATTCGCTTCCCGGTCTGGCTGGATGATACAGGACAGCGAGTCGCTGCCGACTGCCCGCAGGCGCGGGAGCAGACTTTTATCGTGTGGCCGCAACCGCTGGAGCTCTGGCTGCCGCCAGCGGAAAGACGTAGCGCCCTGTTGCCTGAGGCATCAGCCCACTGCCCGCCGTTACAGGGCAGTGATGCTGCGCCGTTAATCGTGTCAGGCGTAAGGGAAGGCGCGGTTATCAGGCAATTACCAGGCCAGGAAAACGCCACGCTGCCGGTCTCAACGACTGGCGGTAAGGGGCGCCGTTGGTGGTTTCTGAATGGCGAACCTGTTAACAGTGAAAATCATCGCCTTTCTTTATTATTAAATACGCCGGGGCGTTATCAACTTGTCGTAATGGATGAGTCAGGTCAGGTTGCTGCGGTTAATTTTGAATTAATACGTTAA
- a CDS encoding alpha-2-macroglobulin family protein: protein MKHLRVVACMIMLALAGCDNNDKTAPTTRNEAPAAAQTSQAQDPVQLQKLAQQSQGKALTLLDASEAQLDGAATLVLTFSIPLDPEQDFSRVVHVVDKKSGSVDGAWELAPNLKELRLRHLEPERVLVVTVDPGIKALNNATFGKPYEKTITTRDVQPGVGFASRGSLLPGKMVEGLPIMALNVNHVDVNFFRVKPESLAAFVSQWEYRSSLSNWESDNLLKMADLVYTGRFDLNPARNTREKLLLPLSKIKPLQQAGVYVAVMNQAGHYNYSNAATLFTLSDIGVSAHRYHNRLDVFTQSLENGAAQSGIEIVLLNDKGQTLAQATSDAQGHVQLETDKAAALLLARKEGQTTLLDLKLPALDLSEFNIAGAPGYSKQFFMFGPRDLYRPGETVILNGLLRDSDGKTLPDQPVKLEVIKPDGQVMRTIVSQPENGLYRLNYPLDSSAPTGLWHVRANTGDNVLRTWDFHVEDFMPERMALNLTAQKTPLTPADAVKFSVVGYYLYGAPANGNTLQGQLFLRPLRDAVATLPGFQFGNIAEENLSRSLDEVQLTLDKSGRGEVSAASQWSETHSPLQVILQASLLESGGRPVTRRVEQAIWPADTLPGIRPQFAAKAVYDYRTDTTVNQPIVDEDSNAAFDIIYINAQGEKKAVSGLQVRLIRERRDYYWNWSESEGWQSQFDQKDLVEGEQTLDLNADEIGKISFPVEWGAYRLEVKAPNETVSSVRFWAGYRWQDNSDGSGAVRPDRVTLKLDKPNYRPGDTMKLHIAAPVAGKGYAMVESSDGPLWWQEIDVPAQGLDLTIPVGKTWNRHDLYLSALVVRPGDKSRSATPKRAVGLLHLPLGDENRRLDLALESPAKMRPNQPLTVRVKARANHGDMPKQINVLVSAVDSGVLNITDYATPDPWQAFFGQKRYGADIYDIYGQVIEGQGRLAALRFGGDGDALKRGGKPPVNHINIIAQQAQPVTLNDQGEGVVTLPIGDFNGELRVMAQAWTAEDFGSGESKVVVAAPVIAELNMPRFLAGGDVSRLVLDVTNLTDRPQTLNITLAASGLLELLSQQPQPVKLAPGVRTTLFVPVRALDGFGEGELQATITGLNLPGETFAAQHKQWKIGVRPAWPAQTVNSGVALAPGESWRAPAQHLANLSPATLQGQLLLSGKPPLNLARYIRELKAYPYGCLEQTVSGLFPALYTNAAQLQTLGIVGDSDEKRRAAVDIGISRILQMQRDDGGFALWDKNGPEEYWLTAYAMDFLIRAGEQGYSVPPEAINEGNARLLRYLQDPGMMLIRYSDNTQAGKFAAQTYAALVLARQQKAPLGALREIWERHRQAASGLPLMQLGIALKMSGDARRGEEAITQALNTPRQDERQWTADYGSALRDNALMLSLLEENNLRPDAQNALLSSLSEQAFGQRWLSTQENNALFLAAHSLQASAGAWQAQTSFAAQPLSGDKALTRNLDADQLAALTVTNSGSQPLWLRLDSSGYPSSAPEPASNVLQIERQILGTDGQRKSLSSLHSGDLVLVWLTVLADRNVPDALVVDLLPAGLELENQNLADSSASLSESGSEVQNLLNQMQQADIQHIEFRDDRFVAAVAVNEGQPVTLVYLARAVTPGTYQLSQPQVESMYVPQWRATGASEGLLIVTP from the coding sequence ATGAAACATTTACGCGTAGTGGCCTGCATGATCATGCTGGCGCTGGCGGGATGCGATAACAACGATAAAACCGCCCCGACGACAAGAAATGAGGCGCCAGCCGCGGCGCAAACCTCACAGGCACAAGATCCGGTACAGCTGCAAAAGCTGGCGCAGCAAAGCCAGGGGAAAGCGCTCACGCTATTAGACGCTTCCGAAGCGCAACTCGACGGTGCGGCGACGCTGGTGCTGACGTTCTCTATTCCGTTAGATCCCGAACAAGATTTCTCCCGTGTAGTTCATGTTGTCGATAAGAAAAGCGGCAGCGTTGACGGTGCATGGGAACTGGCGCCAAATTTAAAAGAGCTTAGGTTACGTCATCTGGAACCTGAGCGCGTACTGGTAGTCACGGTAGATCCCGGCATTAAGGCGCTGAATAACGCCACTTTTGGTAAGCCATATGAAAAAACGATTACCACACGTGATGTTCAGCCAGGCGTCGGTTTTGCCAGTCGGGGATCGCTGTTGCCGGGAAAAATGGTGGAAGGACTGCCGATCATGGCGCTCAACGTCAACCATGTCGATGTGAACTTCTTTCGCGTAAAACCTGAATCGCTGGCGGCATTCGTCAGTCAGTGGGAGTACCGTAGCTCGCTGTCTAACTGGGAATCCGACAATCTGCTGAAAATGGCGGATCTGGTCTATACCGGGCGTTTTGATCTTAATCCGGCGCGCAATACGCGTGAGAAATTGCTGTTACCACTCAGCAAGATTAAACCGCTGCAACAGGCGGGCGTATACGTGGCGGTAATGAATCAGGCCGGACACTACAATTATAGCAATGCCGCCACGCTGTTTACGCTTAGTGATATCGGTGTGTCGGCGCATCGCTACCATAACCGGCTGGACGTTTTTACGCAAAGTCTGGAAAACGGCGCAGCGCAGTCGGGAATTGAGATCGTTCTTCTGAATGATAAAGGGCAGACGCTGGCGCAAGCGACAAGCGATGCTCAGGGCCATGTGCAACTGGAGACGGATAAAGCGGCAGCGTTATTACTGGCGCGAAAAGAGGGGCAGACTACGCTGCTCGATCTCAAACTTCCGGCGCTGGATCTTTCGGAATTTAATATCGCTGGCGCGCCGGGTTATAGCAAACAGTTCTTTATGTTCGGCCCGCGTGATCTCTACCGACCCGGCGAAACGGTAATCCTTAACGGATTACTGCGTGATAGCGACGGTAAAACGCTGCCCGATCAGCCCGTTAAGCTGGAGGTGATAAAACCAGATGGACAAGTGATGCGGACCATCGTCAGCCAGCCGGAAAACGGGCTATACCGTTTGAATTATCCACTGGATAGCAGCGCGCCGACCGGTTTGTGGCATGTCCGCGCCAATACCGGCGATAACGTGCTGCGGACGTGGGATTTCCATGTTGAAGATTTTATGCCGGAGCGGATGGCGCTCAACCTGACGGCGCAAAAAACGCCGCTAACGCCTGCGGATGCGGTGAAATTCTCTGTGGTCGGTTATTACCTGTATGGCGCGCCAGCTAACGGCAATACCCTTCAAGGGCAGCTTTTCCTGCGCCCGCTGCGCGATGCTGTCGCGACGTTACCAGGCTTCCAGTTTGGCAATATTGCCGAAGAGAACCTTTCACGCAGTCTGGATGAAGTTCAGCTTACGCTGGATAAAAGCGGACGTGGTGAAGTGAGCGCCGCAAGCCAATGGTCGGAAACGCATTCGCCGTTGCAGGTAATTTTACAGGCCAGCCTGCTGGAATCTGGCGGTCGCCCGGTCACCCGCCGCGTAGAACAGGCGATTTGGCCTGCCGATACTTTACCGGGGATCCGTCCACAATTTGCCGCTAAAGCGGTATACGACTACCGTACGGACACCACCGTCAACCAACCGATTGTCGACGAAGACAGCAATGCTGCGTTTGATATTATTTATATCAATGCGCAGGGCGAGAAAAAAGCGGTGTCCGGCCTGCAGGTGCGGCTTATCCGCGAGCGTCGTGACTATTACTGGAACTGGTCAGAAAGTGAGGGTTGGCAATCGCAATTTGATCAAAAAGATCTGGTGGAAGGTGAACAGACGCTGGATCTGAACGCGGATGAAATCGGCAAAATAAGCTTCCCGGTGGAATGGGGCGCTTACCGTCTGGAGGTCAAAGCGCCGAATGAGACGGTCAGCAGCGTCCGTTTCTGGGCGGGATACCGTTGGCAGGATAACAGCGACGGTAGCGGCGCAGTGCGTCCGGATCGCGTCACCCTTAAACTGGATAAACCGAATTATCGTCCAGGCGACACCATGAAATTGCATATCGCCGCGCCGGTCGCCGGGAAAGGCTATGCCATGGTGGAGTCGAGCGATGGTCCGCTCTGGTGGCAGGAGATCGATGTGCCGGCGCAGGGGCTGGATCTCACGATTCCGGTGGGTAAAACCTGGAATCGCCACGATCTTTATCTCAGCGCGCTGGTGGTGCGTCCTGGCGATAAATCCCGTTCCGCGACGCCAAAACGCGCTGTCGGGCTGCTGCACCTACCGCTGGGGGATGAAAACCGCCGTCTGGATCTGGCGCTGGAAAGTCCGGCAAAAATGCGTCCGAATCAGCCTCTCACTGTCAGGGTGAAGGCCCGGGCTAACCACGGCGACATGCCAAAACAGATCAATGTCCTGGTCTCCGCAGTCGATAGCGGCGTATTAAATATCACTGATTATGCCACGCCGGACCCGTGGCAGGCATTCTTTGGACAAAAACGTTATGGCGCGGATATCTATGATATTTACGGTCAGGTCATTGAAGGGCAGGGCCGTCTGGCGGCGTTACGTTTTGGCGGTGACGGCGACGCGCTTAAGCGCGGTGGAAAACCGCCGGTAAACCATATCAATATCATCGCGCAGCAGGCGCAACCGGTTACACTTAATGACCAGGGCGAGGGTGTCGTAACGCTGCCGATTGGCGACTTTAACGGTGAGCTACGGGTTATGGCGCAGGCCTGGACAGCGGAAGATTTTGGTAGCGGTGAAAGCAAGGTGGTTGTCGCCGCGCCGGTGATTGCTGAGCTGAATATGCCGCGTTTTCTGGCGGGAGGCGATGTTTCGCGACTGGTTCTTGACGTCACCAACCTCACCGATCGTCCACAGACGCTCAATATTACACTCGCCGCCAGTGGACTGTTGGAACTGCTGAGCCAACAGCCGCAGCCGGTTAAGCTGGCGCCGGGTGTGCGCACCACGTTATTTGTTCCGGTACGTGCGCTGGACGGTTTTGGTGAAGGCGAACTTCAGGCGACCATTACCGGTCTGAATTTGCCAGGAGAAACGTTCGCCGCGCAGCATAAACAGTGGAAAATCGGCGTGCGTCCGGCCTGGCCTGCCCAAACGGTGAATAGCGGCGTTGCGCTGGCGCCGGGAGAGAGCTGGCGTGCGCCAGCGCAGCATCTGGCAAACCTCTCGCCTGCCACACTACAGGGACAACTGTTGTTGAGTGGAAAACCGCCATTAAATCTGGCGCGCTATATTCGCGAGCTGAAAGCGTATCCGTACGGATGCCTGGAACAAACTGTCAGTGGATTATTCCCGGCGCTTTATACCAACGCAGCCCAGTTGCAGACGCTCGGAATTGTCGGCGATAGCGATGAAAAACGTCGCGCCGCGGTGGATATCGGCATTTCCCGGATACTGCAGATGCAGCGTGATGACGGCGGTTTTGCGCTATGGGATAAAAATGGGCCGGAAGAGTATTGGCTGACAGCCTACGCGATGGATTTCCTGATTCGCGCGGGCGAACAGGGGTACAGTGTTCCGCCGGAGGCGATTAACGAGGGTAATGCGCGACTGCTGCGTTATCTGCAAGATCCCGGCATGATGTTGATTCGTTATAGCGATAATACACAAGCCGGTAAATTTGCCGCGCAGACATACGCCGCTCTGGTGCTGGCGCGCCAGCAGAAAGCTCCGCTCGGCGCGCTGCGTGAAATCTGGGAACGACATCGCCAGGCTGCATCAGGATTGCCGCTGATGCAATTGGGTATTGCGTTAAAAATGTCGGGAGACGCCAGGCGTGGCGAAGAGGCCATCACTCAGGCCCTGAACACGCCCCGTCAGGACGAGCGTCAATGGACGGCGGATTACGGCAGCGCCTTACGCGATAATGCCCTCATGCTATCGCTGCTGGAAGAGAATAACCTCAGGCCGGACGCGCAAAACGCGCTATTAAGCTCGCTTTCCGAACAGGCCTTCGGTCAGCGTTGGCTCTCCACCCAGGAAAATAATGCTTTGTTCCTCGCCGCGCATTCGCTACAGGCCAGCGCGGGGGCCTGGCAGGCGCAGACATCGTTTGCGGCGCAGCCGTTATCGGGCGACAAGGCGCTCACCCGTAATCTGGATGCTGACCAACTGGCCGCCCTTACGGTGACGAACTCTGGCAGCCAGCCGCTATGGCTGCGTCTGGATAGCAGCGGTTATCCATCCTCCGCGCCTGAGCCTGCCAGCAACGTTTTGCAGATTGAACGACAAATACTGGGGACTGATGGACAACGCAAATCGCTCTCCTCGTTGCATAGCGGCGATCTGGTGCTGGTCTGGTTAACGGTGCTGGCCGATCGTAATGTACCGGATGCGCTGGTGGTCGATCTACTCCCTGCCGGGCTGGAGCTGGAAAATCAAAATCTGGCTGACAGCAGCGCCAGCCTGTCGGAAAGCGGTAGCGAAGTACAAAATCTGCTTAATCAGATGCAGCAGGCGGATATTCAGCATATAGAATTCCGCGACGATCGCTTTGTAGCTGCCGTCGCCGTCAATGAAGGCCAGCCCGTTACGCTGGTCTACCTGGCGCGCGCGGTAACGCCGGGAACGTATCAGCTTTCGCAGCCTCAGGTGGAGTCGATGTACGTTCCGCAGTGGCGGGCGACTGGCGCGAGCGAGGGGCTATTGATTGTGACGCCGTAA
- the sseA gene encoding 3-mercaptopyruvate sulfurtransferase, with the protein MTTAFFVATDWLAEHIDDPEIQILDARMAPPGQEDRDMAGEYRAGHIPGALFFDIEALSDRTSPLPHMMPRPEAFAVAMRELGVRQDKHLVIYDEGNLFSAPRAWWMLRTFGAENISILAGGLAGWQRDEWLLREGNEAHEEGEFEAKFAPKAVVRLTDVLLASHEKTAQIVDARPAARFNAQADEPRPGLRRGHIPGALNVPWTELVYEGELKTTDELNEVFFSHGVSFDRPIIASCGSGVTAAVVVLALATLDVPDVTLYDGAWSEWGARTDLLVEPA; encoded by the coding sequence ATGACCACCGCCTTTTTTGTCGCCACCGACTGGCTTGCCGAACATATTGATGATCCGGAAATACAGATTCTTGATGCCCGTATGGCGCCTCCAGGACAGGAAGATCGTGATATGGCAGGCGAATATCGCGCCGGGCATATTCCCGGCGCTCTGTTTTTTGATATTGAAGCGCTTTCCGATCGCACATCGCCGCTACCGCATATGATGCCGCGCCCGGAAGCGTTTGCAGTGGCCATGCGTGAACTGGGCGTTCGCCAGGACAAACACCTGGTTATATATGATGAAGGCAATTTGTTCTCCGCTCCCCGGGCATGGTGGATGCTACGCACGTTCGGCGCTGAGAATATTTCCATTCTGGCAGGCGGACTGGCTGGCTGGCAGCGCGACGAATGGCTATTGCGCGAAGGCAATGAAGCGCATGAAGAAGGCGAGTTTGAAGCGAAATTCGCGCCGAAAGCCGTGGTACGGCTAACCGATGTATTGCTGGCAAGCCATGAAAAAACCGCGCAGATCGTCGACGCGCGCCCGGCGGCGCGTTTTAACGCGCAGGCTGATGAACCACGTCCGGGACTGAGACGCGGACACATTCCCGGCGCGCTCAACGTACCGTGGACGGAGCTGGTGTATGAGGGCGAATTAAAGACCACTGACGAACTGAATGAGGTTTTTTTCAGCCATGGCGTCAGTTTCGACAGACCCATTATCGCCAGCTGCGGTTCCGGCGTGACGGCTGCGGTGGTGGTGCTGGCGCTCGCCACGCTGGACGTGCCTGACGTCACACTTTACGACGGCGCGTGGAGCGAATGGGGCGCGCGTACTGATTTACTGGTTGAACCCGCTTAA
- the timP gene encoding small toxic inner membrane protein TimP, whose protein sequence is MALTRILQCFCNVLLVSGTLCLHADRSYQDNSAPVTLNVESR, encoded by the coding sequence ATGGCGCTTACACGTATCCTACAATGCTTTTGTAACGTGCTTCTTGTTTCTGGCACGTTGTGTCTCCACGCAGACAGAAGCTATCAGGATAATTCTGCTCCCGTAACGCTCAACGTCGAGAGCAGGTAA